Part of the Trypanosoma brucei gambiense DAL972 chromosome 8, complete sequence genome, GAGCGGCATCGCGTCAGCTTCACCCGCCACATCTGAAGCTGCCGATGTCAAGCTTGATCCATGTGTTGAAgttgacaaaataaaatttgaGGATCTTCAGACGCGTCATGTTTTAGGTAAGGGATCGCAGGGTAAGGTGAAACTTGTGCGCCACCGTCCGACAGGTAAAACGTATGCTCTGAAATATATCCACCTCGATGGTGACACTGATAATATGCGTGAAGCCCTCGAATCCGAGTTGAGACAGGTTAGGGCCGTGAGACACAGGAATGTTGTTACGTCATATGAGGCGTATTTTCGAGAAGGAAGGCTTTACATTGTGCTAGAATACATGGACGCTGGAAGCATGGCAGACATCTTGAAACGGCGGTCCAATCATTTTACGGAAGAAATGTTAGCCTACGTCGCTAGAGAGCTGCTTTACGGTGTTGAGCACCTTCATTCACTGAAAATGATACATCGTGACATCAAGCCTGTGAATGTTCTGGCGAACTCCTACGGTGAAGTTAAGATAGCAGATTTCGGTGTGGCAAAGAAGCTCTCCGATGGGGGTGAGGGGACGATGTCTGCACAAGGTTCAGTTATATATATGAGCCCTGAAAGGATTAATGGGGAATTATATTCCTTTAGCAGCGACATATGGAGTGTAGGACTGACGATAGCGGAGTGCGCACTGGGGGTATACCCCTTTACGTCCCTGAAGAACAATATTTTTGATCTACTCCAGGCTATTGCTACGCGAACCGCGTCAATTGACTGGAAATCGACCGGTCGCGAACATAGTGCTCAGCTTATTGATTTTGTAAACCACTGTCTTCTCCCTGCCGCCTCTCGGCCGTCAGCGAGGGAATTGCTACAGCATCCGTTGATTCAGGTAGCGGAGGGTGTAAGCGCTTCTGACGCAGGAAGATGGTTCACCACAGTATCCTGATTCATTTTCTATTCTGTAACGATATGTGAGGTTCATGCTATCTTATATCTGATGGTTTAACATTAGTGGTCAAAAAAAGTGTTAGGTACCATCGCAAAGCTCAATTTCCCCCGTGTTCGCTCTTTGCAACTTCTTTTGAATTTCCGCCTTGTTGCCCTCACGGTTCAAGATTTATGTAGCTATAAGTGCTTACCccatatatatgcatatatatatatatatatatatataattctAGAGTTACTCGTAatatcttttttgtattgtaccttttttccttaaatattttattactgttatatGTAGCGGTCTGTACTTACCTTCCTCTGcattgtgttttgtttcgatGTAGTGGCATGCCCCCAAAGGATAACAGAAAAGTTACAAAGACAGAAAACGATTTTGCGGAGGAGGATCAGCAAATAAATGATGAAATTGTGAGAGCCAAGTTGCGGTTGGCAGCACTGGAGGCCGTTCATGCGGATCGTTTGGAGGAAATTGCGATGCTTAAGCGATCGCGCGATGATCTCTTGTCTACCTTTGAAAAGTGTGAGGGTGACGCAAACGCAGCAACTGAGGATAGACTTGATATTTTGACTGATTTTACGCGTCAGTACAAGAACGACGAAAAGTTTAAGATTGAAATTGCTACTAGGATGGATGCCACACTCAATCGCTTGGCAGAAGAGAAGTTGAAACTTGTCGAAGAACTAAAGAAGACGAAGACTGAGTTTGAAGAGGCTATTGCTCAGGTTAAGGCAGAGTGCGAGACCCTTTATTCCCGTATTGCTGACATGGAGAGAGAGTTCGATACGATAATGATGGAAACAAAATCTGGAGATTCGACCCAGTAGTTTATTTGAAATACATTTGACGACAAGCGCCCTTGTGTCAAGTCAATTCTTTGGCGAAGTGGTCTTCATCCTTTTGCCCGGTTGACATATTCACGTTTTAACGTAAAACACTCACGACTATATTGCTGACGTTTACTCCGTCGGTTCGCTATTCCCAGCCGCATCGCGGAATATACAACATAAACAACAGCTGTGGTAGCTTCGAGGCATCACTGGATGCCAGTTCCTTTCTGGAGTGTTACTGCTGTTAATGGATAGCTTGGGGAGTCGTAAACCGAGGTAGTTACAAGTAGCTCGTCCGCTTCAGTGTGCTACTTTAAAATCTGTGGATTTATGATTTGAGAGACTGGGTGTGAAATAAGACGCTAAAGAGGAAGACACAACTTGTTTTCGTGTGGCTGTGGTGGGGTGATGCCTTGGCAATGTGGGAAGGAGAAGTGTGTGGAAAGGCCGGGGGGGAAAGTGAGTGATCTCCGTAGACGTACCGCATGAGGCCTGAGTGTTAAGTGAAATGACCAGTCACCGTGATCCAATTTTCAGGTGAACGGCCAAATGGCAGCTGGCACTCGTTGGGTGATGGACTGGTGGCATGAACTTATACTTCCGTAGCGGGTCTGGTTACTGGCAGTATGTTTTACATGGGGGTAATTTGTTTGCAGTACGGATGCGTGCTGGTTCTGACGGTTTGTGTGCTATTCATTTAGTATTGTTGGATTGGTCCTATAACTTCCCGGATCCTTTTTGTGGGGCTATGGTATAGTGGGCTGAAGGAGGAAGGTTGCCTGTGACACTCGAGATTGAAGTTGCACAAAAAATAGGAGCGCTGAACATGCAACAGTTTAGTGAGTCGTAGAAAACGGATATTTTACTCGAGGTGCTTACTAGGTATTGATGTAACTCTGTATTCAGTGCAACGACGATGCTAGTTAGTTGCTGATTAGATTTTGGTGGTTTGTCGTCGCCGAACGTCTTGCTGGGTTTTATGCATTCTCAATACTAATTTTCCCCCAGAATTTGCTCTTATTGCTTGCTCCGGATCACCTTCTTTTCTACGCATCAgtgcttttctttgcttttttaaacgGAGGGCTTTCTGCTATGCTTGAGGAAGACCTTGAGGCCATACGGCGTATGAAAGCCGATTTTGAGGCGATCGGCGAATTGACCGACAACGAGTTCAGGTCTGACACAACTATCAGTAAGCGTATGAATCACTACAGCACTGTATACAATGCTGCCACGAGGATTACAGGTTATGATGACCCCCGTGACCCGATGGGTTCAGGTGCGGAGGAGCTCCTGTACGTAGACTTTCAGGAGATGCTTACCCGTTACTTATTAAAACACTCCAACTTATCCGCCCCCTCAGAAATGGAGTTATTCGCCAGGATCCTAAAGGTGTGGGAGCGCTACAAAGTAATGATGAAGTGGAACGTGAATGCTTTCGCATATCTCTCAAGGTTTTATATCGTCAACTTCTCTAAGCCTCCCCTTCGGCAGGTTGCTTTGAGGATATTTCATGAGCAAGTATTGAAGAAGTATGTGCCAACGGTAGTTCGGGTGACCCATGAACTGCTTACTGCTGAACGAAAAGGCGAGGGTGTAAACCGTGAGGACGTTCGTGAGGCTATAGAATTGCTTTCTTCAGTAACCGTTGAGCAACGCCAGGAAATATACAATGAACAGTTTTTGAAGCAGTACCTGGAACTGACAAAGGACTACTATGTTGCGCTAGTGGCGGAGTGGGGCGAATCAAGCTCCCACACGGAACTCCTGCGGCAAATTGAAGGAGCATACAACGACGAAGATGTGAGATGTTCCTATTATTTCCCCCCGGAGGATAAGCGTGCCGTTATGGTTCAGGTGGAGGAGGTATTGTTGGATTCTAGCGTTGTGCTGGACAAATTACTGAAGTCAAAAGACGGTTTCATCGCCAAGCTAAAGAGCCGTGAGAAGAACCTTCTCAAACTCTACTACAACTTGTTGTCTAGACGTCAAAAGGCACTTGCGTGTCTAGCAGACTTGACGAGGGATGGGATAACCGCCGAAGGCAGCGAGAAACTTAGACAGTATGATAATAAGGAGAGAGATATCGACTTCAAATCGTGCGTTGTAGACATAATGAAACTTCAGGATGAGTTCCTGACGTTGTCATCAGAATGTTTTGACGGTGACACAACAATGCTAAAGGCTGTGAAGGAGGGCATAGAGCGGGTGTACGCTGATGGTGTTCGCCTAACGGAGACAGTGAAGCGTTTTGTGCCTATGAGCGAGCTACTGGCGCACTATGCTGACTCCATTATTCAAGGAAGCGGGTGCTCCTCTTcacaggaggaggagttggATAGGGTTATTACTGCCCTTTCGTATGTGACCGACCGTGACACTTTCCTTGCACATTCGCGTGATTTGCTCGCCCAGAGGATATTGTCCCCGAAAAAGAAGTTTGATGACAATATTGAGCGCTCATTTGCGCATCGGATTAGTCATTGCTGTGGTGTGTCTAGCACGTGCTATCTTGAGGGAATGCTTCACGACGTGGACGTTGCTGAGGGATTTAGGGCTGCAGATAAGCTGGAGGCGATGGGCGTGAAGCTTCCCTTCGCCTTCGATGCGTTGGTGCTCAAGAAAGGGATTTGGCCACCACGGATCCACAGTGAAAATTTCACACCTCCCCCTATCATTTCCGAGGCTTTACATTCCTTCGAGGCGGCCTACCTTCAAGGCACTAGGGGGCGTGTGCTCACCTGGTCCTATTCTAACAGCAGTGGAGATGTACATGCTGCGTTCAAGAAGGGCCCAAAGACGCTGGTTATGCCCGGCTTGCAGTGTTGGGTGCTTTTAGCATTTAACGGCGCCAACCAACTAACGGTCGACGATGTGGTAGGGCGCTTTGGAATGACATTCGACGATGCGAAGCCTGTGCTACTCTCCTTGGTGAAGGCATCCATCCTGATTAGGGAGTCGAACTTTCCAACTGTTTCCTTGCATGACATATTCATCGTGAACGATAATTTTACTAGTAAACtaaagaagatgaagataGCAATGGGGAGGGACCAAAATATTGTTGCTGCCCAGAGTGAAGAGGTTGCACGGGAGGTCGAGGAGGACAGGAAGCCCGCTATAGACGCCTGCTTGGTTCGCATTATGAAGAGCCGTCGCGTCCTTGAGCATTCGATGCTCGTGGAGGAATGTAAGGAAAGACTGCTTCCAACGTTTTCCGCCGATCCTAAGTTGGTTAAGCAACGAATAGAGGAACTAATTCGTAAGGAGTTTATCGAACGTGATGCGAACACACCCGGGTTGTACAGGTATGCCGCCTGATGTACGCCAGAGTCATTGCACAGTTCCTTCGAGACATATATTTAAATGACAGGCGGAAGAGCTCACGTGTGGTGCGAGATGTTGTGGAACGAAGGGGGACGGTCATAAACACGGACACCTCACATTTGTTTTACGGGCGAAGAGTCAAAATACATAATTGTCCGTGTGTGTGATTAACTCATTTGTCGTTGCGCTACTGGTGCACCCTCCCAACCATTCGGCGGCTTAcatctcctttcccttccttttcccccccctcttcTACAATGATCGTTGTCGTTGCTGTTACTAAACACTGCACTTCGCCAGCCGGAATGAAGTTGTTCATTGAAGACGTGCCGGTGTTGTTCCCCTACGAATACATATACCCTGAGCAACTGGAATATATGACGGAGCTCAAGAAAGGTTTAGATCAGGGGGGGCATATGGTTCTTGAGATGCCCTCAGGAACTGGTAAAACGACTACACTGTTGTCGTTACTGATAGCTTATCTGCACCACCACGCGGACGAGAAGCGAAAGGTTGTCTATTGCACCCGAACTGTCGGAGAGGTGGACAAAACTGCGAGCGAACTTCGAAAAATTCTGGGTTTATGGGAAACTGAGGAAGTAGGGAGCCGGCCACTGCGCGGGGTTTGCCTAACCGCAAAGAAGAACCTTTGCATCGAACCTAGTGTTGTTTCTAGGAGACATTTAGATGATGTGGATGCCGGGTGCCGCAGCCTTACTGCGCCGTGGCAGACTGACCAGCGTTGTGTGTACTTTGACACCCTTGAAAATCAAGGCTTTGATCTCCGCCCGGGGGCGTATTCCCTGAGCGACCTGAAGCGACTGGGCGAAGAGAATCATGTGTGCCCTTATTACTTGGCTAGGAAGGCGCTAAAGGTTGCGGATATTGTGATTCACTCGTTCCTCTACATTGTAGACCCGATCGTGGCCGAGGTGACGAAAGAGTATATGGATGAGAATACCATTGTTGTGATGGACGAGGCGCACAACGTGGATGATGTTTGCATTGAGGCAATGTCCCTTATTGTCACAAAAGATGATGCGTTTCAGGCCAAAGATAATGTGAAGAAGCTTAATGAGGCTGTCGATCGTATGAAGGCTACAAATCGGCAAAAATTACAGGAAGAGTATGACAGGCTTGTGAATGGCCTGGCGATGGCCGAACTAGCACGCTCCGGAGAGTCCACCGCCGGCGTGTCTGTCCAAGCCCTAAACATACCTCAAGATATTGCTGAGGAGGCGATTCCAGGGAGTCTACGCCAAGCAAATCACTTCTTGGCGTTTATGCAGCGACTAGTTGATTTCACTCATCGTGTAGTGTGCCGGATATCCCGGACATATGTTGCCGATCCACTTACCTTTTTAACaaaagtgaaggaggagTGTTCTGTAGATGTTCGCCATCTGAGATACCTAACAGAGCGTCTGAAGGTGCTACTGAATACTCTCCAGATAACGAGCGCTCACAGTTTTCACAATGTCTCGTTAATTGCGCAGATGTTCATGACACTTTCCACCCACTATACCGACGATCGGTACGAGAAACCTgggtttgttgttgtatgtGAGGCGAGTGATCCAACAAGGCCCAGCATCCCGGACCCCGTTATTCGTTTAGTTTGTGTGGATGCTTCTCTAGCGTTGCGGGAAGTATTCGCCAAATACAGGAGTGTGATACTAACGTCCGGTACTCTTTCTCCACTGGACATTTATCCAAAGATGCTTGGTTTCTCACCTGTGATCGCAAAGTCATTCCAGATGACTTTGAGTAGGAAGTGCATTGCCCCTGTGGTGGTGACGAGGAGCAGTGAGAGTGTTAACATTACCGCAGAAGAGGTAACAAGCAGTTTCGTCGTTCGTAAGAATCCGGAGGCTCAGGCAACTGTATCGGCTGCCTACGAGGACCTCTTACGCGGTCTGGCCAAAACAGTACCAGACGgtattgtttgtttcttcactggTTATCAGTACATGAGCGAGGTGCTTCTTGGGTGGCACCGATCCGGGTTTTTGAAGGAACTCTCGCGGCACAAACTCATATTTGTTGAAACGCAATCTGTTGACGACACGGCGACAGCACTGGAAAGCTATCGGCGGGCATGTGATATCGGACGCGGGGCAATCTTTATGTCTATTGCACGAGGGAAGATTGCTGAGGGAATTGACTTTGACAGTCACTATGGGCGAGCGGTCGTGATGTTTGgtgttccctttcttcccccAATCGATGAGCCGTTGCGACAGCGGATACACTGGATGGAGATTTGCTTAGGTATCCCTGGCAGTGAGTATCGTAATTTCGACGCCATGAGGCAGGCGTCACAATGCATTGGGCGTGTGCTGCGTAATAAGACAGACTACGGTATGATGTTACTCGTTGATCGGCGATTTGCTTTGAACGACAAACGCAAGAAATTGCCAATATGGATTCAACAGTGTCTGAAGGAGAACACAAATCTTAGTGTCGACGCGGCGGTCGCAGTTGCCAGGGGTTTCTTCAAAGAAATGGCCCAACCTTGGGAGTACAAACGGGACCTTGGCACCACCTTATTTTCTGTAGAGACCCTCGCTCGTAAGGGCTTCCTTAAACCGTCAAAAAGTTCGGTGAGTCGGAAGACTGTGGATGAGAGCCGAGCAACCACTACAGTGCCTCCTCCGGCAGAAGAGATCATTCGCCCGGTGAGAGAGCCTGACTACAGAAAACGGTCCCGAGAGTGATCTGATCTATTTCTTCCTATCGTCTTCTGTCTGTGTTGCGGGAGTGAAGGAGTTGTAGCCGGTAGTTTTTGTGTTGGCGGCAGGAGCTGTTACGAGGGCAAGCAGGAACGTGTCTGTAACCCTCATGTGTGCATCGACATTGGGCTCTCGCGCATCGGTTCAGGGAATGTAGAGTGTCGACATATATTCCACTTTCGAGGCCGGTGAATGTGTACCGCTTTTTCACTACATGAGGGTGATAGAGATGCAGTAAAACCGATTTTTGCCCATATTGGATGGGGTTTTTGTCAACTCCCCACCCCCAACGCAGTATACATTGGCATACATGCAGGTATGTGGCTTGCCTTCTACGCCTTtcgctgttgttattattattattcccttcacaaaacaacaggagTGTAAACGTTTTCCCTACTACTTGCGTGTATGTGGAGACACacgtgcattttttttttcggcatTTCCTTGCttcgtttttccttttacgtAGCAGAAACACTTTTGCATCGTACACCAACCCCGACTGTGTACCGCACTCGAG contains:
- a CDS encoding TFIIH basal transcription factor complex helicase subunit, putative; this encodes MIVVVAVTKHCTSPAGMKLFIEDVPVLFPYEYIYPEQLEYMTELKKGLDQGGHMVLEMPSGTGKTTTLLSLLIAYLHHHADEKRKVVYCTRTVGEVDKTASELRKILGLWETEEVGSRPLRGVCLTAKKNLCIEPSVVSRRHLDDVDAGCRSLTAPWQTDQRCVYFDTLENQGFDLRPGAYSLSDLKRLGEENHVCPYYLARKALKVADIVIHSFLYIVDPIVAEVTKEYMDENTIVVMDEAHNVDDVCIEAMSLIVTKDDAFQAKDNVKKLNEAVDRMKATNRQKLQEEYDRLVNGLAMAELARSGESTAGVSVQALNIPQDIAEEAIPGSLRQANHFLAFMQRLVDFTHRVVCRISRTYVADPLTFLTKVKEECSVDVRHLRYLTERLKVLLNTLQITSAHSFHNVSLIAQMFMTLSTHYTDDRYEKPGFVVVCEASDPTRPSIPDPVIRLVCVDASLALREVFAKYRSVILTSGTLSPLDIYPKMLGFSPVIAKSFQMTLSRKCIAPVVVTRSSESVNITAEEVTSSFVVRKNPEAQATVSAAYEDLLRGLAKTVPDGIVCFFTGYQYMSEVLLGWHRSGFLKELSRHKLIFVETQSVDDTATALESYRRACDIGRGAIFMSIARGKIAEGIDFDSHYGRAVVMFGVPFLPPIDEPLRQRIHWMEICLGIPGSEYRNFDAMRQASQCIGRVLRNKTDYGMMLLVDRRFALNDKRKKLPIWIQQCLKENTNLSVDAAVAVARGFFKEMAQPWEYKRDLGTTLFSVETLARKGFLKPSKSSVSRKTVDESRATTTVPPPAEEIIRPVREPDYRKRSRE
- a CDS encoding protein kinase, putative gives rise to the protein MPPKRPKLESLCLTPSEKAVSITDTLTLVVKGDGGAEVRVKASGIASASPATSEAADVKLDPCVEVDKIKFEDLQTRHVLGKGSQGKVKLVRHRPTGKTYALKYIHLDGDTDNMREALESELRQVRAVRHRNVVTSYEAYFREGRLYIVLEYMDAGSMADILKRRSNHFTEEMLAYVARELLYGVEHLHSLKMIHRDIKPVNVLANSYGEVKIADFGVAKKLSDGGEGTMSAQGSVIYMSPERINGELYSFSSDIWSVGLTIAECALGVYPFTSLKNNIFDLLQAIATRTASIDWKSTGREHSAQLIDFVNHCLLPAASRPSARELLQHPLIQVAEGVSASDAGRWFTTVS
- a CDS encoding cullin, putative; its protein translation is MLEEDLEAIRRMKADFEAIGELTDNEFRSDTTISKRMNHYSTVYNAATRITGYDDPRDPMGSGAEELLYVDFQEMLTRYLLKHSNLSAPSEMELFARILKVWERYKVMMKWNVNAFAYLSRFYIVNFSKPPLRQVALRIFHEQVLKKYVPTVVRVTHELLTAERKGEGVNREDVREAIELLSSVTVEQRQEIYNEQFLKQYLELTKDYYVALVAEWGESSSHTELLRQIEGAYNDEDVRCSYYFPPEDKRAVMVQVEEVLLDSSVVLDKLLKSKDGFIAKLKSREKNLLKLYYNLLSRRQKALACLADLTRDGITAEGSEKLRQYDNKERDIDFKSCVVDIMKLQDEFLTLSSECFDGDTTMLKAVKEGIERVYADGVRLTETVKRFVPMSELLAHYADSIIQGSGCSSSQEEELDRVITALSYVTDRDTFLAHSRDLLAQRILSPKKKFDDNIERSFAHRISHCCGVSSTCYLEGMLHDVDVAEGFRAADKLEAMGVKLPFAFDALVLKKGIWPPRIHSENFTPPPIISEALHSFEAAYLQGTRGRVLTWSYSNSSGDVHAAFKKGPKTLVMPGLQCWVLLAFNGANQLTVDDVVGRFGMTFDDAKPVLLSLVKASILIRESNFPTVSLHDIFIVNDNFTSKLKKMKIAMGRDQNIVAAQSEEVAREVEEDRKPAIDACLVRIMKSRRVLEHSMLVEECKERLLPTFSADPKLVKQRIEELIRKEFIERDANTPGLYRYAA